In the Deinococcus multiflagellatus genome, one interval contains:
- a CDS encoding IS4 family transposase: protein MKTRQSRHPHDTLQTALRSAFPIDARRLEVLAALIIAMIQARSVVLYTLKTHVALPGSLETRYQRLRRFVRFDVPEHLFARFALSFLPEGELHLILDRTNWKLGKQDINILLLSAVWEGFSLPLMWTLLPHGGSSSQQVREALLTRFLQCCPERRIGSLLADREFIGKTWFTFLDGHGIAPCIRLPATATIGTGKLPVWACFKKLQAGEIRRWHRRMVVYGVSLRLCATKNAAGEVLYLAYGGHASVNLRRYAQRWQAENLHSALKTRGFNLEDTGLAQAERVSTLLTCVCTAFIWACVTGQFLASKQPVKRKKHGHRAVSVFRLGLDHLQDLLLHPSPSSWRALYALMPSFDS from the coding sequence ATGAAGACACGTCAGAGCCGACACCCCCACGATACCTTGCAGACCGCGCTGCGGTCTGCTTTTCCTATCGACGCCCGGCGCCTTGAAGTGTTGGCGGCCCTGATCATCGCAATGATTCAGGCGCGCAGCGTCGTGCTGTACACCTTGAAGACCCATGTGGCGCTCCCTGGCTCGTTGGAGACGCGATACCAGCGGTTACGTCGGTTTGTCCGCTTTGACGTCCCAGAGCACCTGTTTGCGCGCTTCGCCCTTTCGTTCCTCCCAGAGGGCGAGCTGCACCTGATCCTTGACCGTACAAACTGGAAATTGGGAAAACAGGACATCAACATCCTCTTGCTGTCTGCGGTCTGGGAGGGGTTCAGCCTGCCGCTGATGTGGACCCTGCTCCCTCATGGGGGAAGCAGCTCGCAACAGGTGCGCGAAGCGCTCCTGACCCGATTCCTTCAGTGCTGCCCTGAGCGACGCATCGGAAGCCTGCTGGCGGACCGGGAGTTCATCGGCAAAACATGGTTCACCTTTTTGGATGGGCACGGCATTGCACCCTGTATCCGCCTGCCGGCCACCGCCACCATCGGGACCGGCAAGTTGCCAGTCTGGGCGTGCTTCAAAAAGCTCCAGGCGGGCGAAATCCGCCGCTGGCACCGCCGCATGGTGGTCTACGGTGTGTCCTTGCGCCTGTGTGCCACCAAGAATGCCGCTGGAGAAGTTCTGTACCTCGCGTACGGGGGCCACGCTTCCGTGAATCTCCGGCGGTATGCGCAGCGCTGGCAGGCGGAAAATCTGCATTCCGCCCTCAAAACCAGAGGTTTCAATCTGGAGGACACCGGCCTGGCGCAGGCGGAACGTGTCTCGACCCTGCTCACCTGTGTCTGCACCGCCTTTATCTGGGCCTGTGTGACGGGCCAGTTCCTGGCGAGCAAGCAGCCCGTGAAACGCAAGAAACACGGACACCGTGCAGTGTCCGTGTTCCGGCTGGGTCTCGATCATCTCCAAGATCTCCTCCTCCACCCCTCGCCTTCGTCTTGGCGGGCCTTATATGCCCTCATGCCCAGTTTTGATTCGTAG